In Amphiprion ocellaris isolate individual 3 ecotype Okinawa chromosome 3, ASM2253959v1, whole genome shotgun sequence, one genomic interval encodes:
- the tdg.1 gene encoding thymine DNA glycosylase, tandem duplicate 1 isoform X1, translated as MEEKLNGSLPVVSPEYLHQWVQSAQQFQALQAQYSNFSRNHQFHYPENQPGEADMANPEPMMDQQEPANLTKPPAKKRGRPAQPKEPKAPKPPKVPKAAKPPKDPNAPKAKPGPKPKKATEPPADGKQEKIDETFKKVKRKVDRFKGMSEEEVMKKTLPDLLDYNLDYVIIGINPGLMAAFIGRWFPGPGNHFWKCLFLSGFTEEQLNHMHDSTLPAKYKMGFTNMVARATPGSKDLSSKELREGGKILVEKLKKYKPLIAVFNGKCIYEMFCRELFGKKPKTLEFGLQPHKIPDCDVALYLMPSSSARCAQFPRAQDKVHFYIKLRELRDQLKGVQRSTEIQEVNYSFDLNLAKEDAKRMAIKEEQYDPGYEDAYGGAYAERGPEEGQADGKTNGHCTFSTAENTEGAQEATTSQTSEGQLPDGQWMTQSFADQIPDISGGPKDSSI; from the exons ATGGAAGAAAAGCTGAATGGATCACTGCCGGTTGTCTCCCCAGAGTATCTTCATCAGTG GGTTCAGTCTGCCCAGCAGTTTCAGGCTCTCCAGGCCCAATACTCAAACTTCAGCCGCAACCATCAGTTCCACTACCCAGAGAATCAGCCTGGAGAGGCAGACATGGCGAATCCAGAACCCATGATGGATCAGCAGGAACCAGCCAACCTGACAAAAC CCCCAGCCAAAAAGAGAGGCAGACCAGCTCAGCCCAAGGAACCAAAGGCACCCAAACCGCCAAAAGTCCCCAAGGCAGCAAAGCCACCTAAGGACCCAAATGCACCTAAAGCAAAACCAGGTCCAAAGCCTAAGAAGGCCACTGAACCTCCAGCTGATGGCAAACAGGAAAAGATTGATGAGACCTTCAAGAAGGTAAAGAGGAAAGTGGACCGTTTCAAAGGAATGTCGGAGGAAGAGGTCATGAAGAAGACTCTGCCAGATCTGCTGGACTACAACCTGGACTATGTCATT ATTGGTATTAATCCAGGCCTGATGGCAGCTTTCATTGGACGATGGTTCCCAGGTCCTGGAAATCATTTTT GGAAGTGCCTGTTTCTCTCTGGATTTACTGAGGAGCAACTCAACCACATGCATGACAGCACCCTGCCTGCTAAGTACAAAATGGGCTTCACCAACATGGTAGCCAGGGCAACACCAGGAAGCAAAGACCTTTCAAG CAAAGAGCTGCGTGAAGGAGGCAAAATTCTCGTGGAGAAGTTGAAAAAGTACAAGCCCCTTATTGCAGTGTTTAATGGAAAAT gcATCTATGAAATGTTCTGCAGAGAGCTGTTtggcaaaaaacccaaaactctTGAATTTGGTTTACAGCCCCACAAGATTCCTGACTGTGATGTG GCTCTGTATCTGATGCCTTCGTCCAGCGCTCGTTGTGCCCAGTTCCCACGTGCTCAGGACAAAGTCCACTTCTACATCAAACTGAGGGAGCTCAGAGATCAGCTGAAGGGTGTCCAAAGAAGCACTGAGATCCAGGAGGTTAACTACTCATTTGACCTTAATTTGGCCAAGG AGGATGCCAAGAGGATGGCGATAAAGGAGGAGCAGTATGATCCAGGGTATGAAGATGCCTATGGTGGAGCCTATGCAGAACGAGGACCTGAAGAGGGCCAGGCTGACGGCAAGACAAACGGTCACTGTACATTCTCAACTGCCGAAAACACAG AAGGAGCACAGGAAGCGACCACGTCACAGACATCAGAAGGACAGCTACCAGACGGACAGTGGATGACCCAGTCGTTTGCAGATCAGATTCCAGACATAAGTGGTGGACCAAAGGACAGCAGCATATGA
- the tdg.1 gene encoding thymine DNA glycosylase, tandem duplicate 1 isoform X2: MANPEPMMDQQEPANLTKPPAKKRGRPAQPKEPKAPKPPKVPKAAKPPKDPNAPKAKPGPKPKKATEPPADGKQEKIDETFKKVKRKVDRFKGMSEEEVMKKTLPDLLDYNLDYVIIGINPGLMAAFIGRWFPGPGNHFWKCLFLSGFTEEQLNHMHDSTLPAKYKMGFTNMVARATPGSKDLSSKELREGGKILVEKLKKYKPLIAVFNGKCIYEMFCRELFGKKPKTLEFGLQPHKIPDCDVALYLMPSSSARCAQFPRAQDKVHFYIKLRELRDQLKGVQRSTEIQEVNYSFDLNLAKEDAKRMAIKEEQYDPGYEDAYGGAYAERGPEEGQADGKTNGHCTFSTAENTEGAQEATTSQTSEGQLPDGQWMTQSFADQIPDISGGPKDSSI; encoded by the exons ATGGCGAATCCAGAACCCATGATGGATCAGCAGGAACCAGCCAACCTGACAAAAC CCCCAGCCAAAAAGAGAGGCAGACCAGCTCAGCCCAAGGAACCAAAGGCACCCAAACCGCCAAAAGTCCCCAAGGCAGCAAAGCCACCTAAGGACCCAAATGCACCTAAAGCAAAACCAGGTCCAAAGCCTAAGAAGGCCACTGAACCTCCAGCTGATGGCAAACAGGAAAAGATTGATGAGACCTTCAAGAAGGTAAAGAGGAAAGTGGACCGTTTCAAAGGAATGTCGGAGGAAGAGGTCATGAAGAAGACTCTGCCAGATCTGCTGGACTACAACCTGGACTATGTCATT ATTGGTATTAATCCAGGCCTGATGGCAGCTTTCATTGGACGATGGTTCCCAGGTCCTGGAAATCATTTTT GGAAGTGCCTGTTTCTCTCTGGATTTACTGAGGAGCAACTCAACCACATGCATGACAGCACCCTGCCTGCTAAGTACAAAATGGGCTTCACCAACATGGTAGCCAGGGCAACACCAGGAAGCAAAGACCTTTCAAG CAAAGAGCTGCGTGAAGGAGGCAAAATTCTCGTGGAGAAGTTGAAAAAGTACAAGCCCCTTATTGCAGTGTTTAATGGAAAAT gcATCTATGAAATGTTCTGCAGAGAGCTGTTtggcaaaaaacccaaaactctTGAATTTGGTTTACAGCCCCACAAGATTCCTGACTGTGATGTG GCTCTGTATCTGATGCCTTCGTCCAGCGCTCGTTGTGCCCAGTTCCCACGTGCTCAGGACAAAGTCCACTTCTACATCAAACTGAGGGAGCTCAGAGATCAGCTGAAGGGTGTCCAAAGAAGCACTGAGATCCAGGAGGTTAACTACTCATTTGACCTTAATTTGGCCAAGG AGGATGCCAAGAGGATGGCGATAAAGGAGGAGCAGTATGATCCAGGGTATGAAGATGCCTATGGTGGAGCCTATGCAGAACGAGGACCTGAAGAGGGCCAGGCTGACGGCAAGACAAACGGTCACTGTACATTCTCAACTGCCGAAAACACAG AAGGAGCACAGGAAGCGACCACGTCACAGACATCAGAAGGACAGCTACCAGACGGACAGTGGATGACCCAGTCGTTTGCAGATCAGATTCCAGACATAAGTGGTGGACCAAAGGACAGCAGCATATGA